The Solibacillus sp. FSL W7-1464 genome contains a region encoding:
- a CDS encoding DUF421 domain-containing protein: MEDYTLIIFRTIVLYIILLIVFRLMGKREVGELSIVDLAIFVLMGEIAAIALDDYDRQFFKAVLPIILLFLIQYLNSWLILKNKKLRDFIEGDPSLVIRDGFICEMEMKKQRYNLDDLLQQLREQGVCSVQDVAYAFLEQSGKLSIYQKDQGGFILPLILDGYVDKRHLKIIGKDEKWLVHELLINGYPNIRDIFYCSYEDGKWFVQLRARKN, from the coding sequence TTGGAAGATTATACATTAATTATATTCCGAACAATTGTTTTGTATATTATTTTACTGATTGTTTTCCGTCTTATGGGTAAACGTGAAGTTGGTGAACTCAGTATAGTGGACCTGGCAATATTTGTATTAATGGGCGAAATTGCTGCAATTGCACTGGACGATTATGATCGGCAATTCTTCAAAGCTGTTTTGCCTATTATTTTATTGTTTTTGATTCAATATTTAAACTCCTGGCTCATATTAAAAAATAAAAAACTGCGTGACTTTATTGAAGGTGATCCCTCTCTTGTTATTCGTGATGGTTTTATCTGTGAAATGGAGATGAAAAAGCAGCGCTATAATCTCGATGACTTGCTCCAGCAGTTACGCGAACAGGGAGTCTGCTCTGTCCAGGATGTTGCCTACGCCTTTCTGGAACAGTCCGGAAAGCTGTCGATCTACCAAAAAGATCAAGGCGGATTTATTTTACCTCTCATTTTGGACGGCTATGTTGATAAAAGACATTTAAAAATTATTGGTAAAGATGAAAAATGGCTCGTTCATGAATTATTGATAAACGGGTATCCCAATATACGCGATATCTTCTACTGCAGTTATGAAGACGGAAAGTGGTTTGTCCAATTACGAGCGCGAAAAAATTGA
- the yajC gene encoding preprotein translocase subunit YajC, producing MDGLVQFLPIIVMFVAMWFILIRPAQKRQKATATMQNSLKRGDKVVTVGGLHGEVDAIEDTTVYLIVDGNTRLKFERQAIGRVETV from the coding sequence ATGGATGGTTTAGTACAATTTTTACCGATTATCGTAATGTTCGTTGCGATGTGGTTCATTTTAATTCGTCCGGCACAAAAACGTCAAAAAGCAACTGCTACAATGCAAAACAGCTTAAAACGTGGTGACAAAGTAGTTACTGTAGGTGGCTTACACGGAGAAGTTGATGCAATTGAAGATACGACAGTCTATTTAATCGTTGACGGAAATACACGTTTAAAATTCGAACGCCAAGCAATTGGTCGTGTTGAAACGGTTTAA
- the tgt gene encoding tRNA guanosine(34) transglycosylase Tgt: MTETTKQSPIRYELIKTCAQTGARLGIVHTPHGSFETPTFMPVGTQATVKAMSPEELKEMNAGIILSNTYHLWLRPGNDIVKEAGGLHKFMNWDRPILTDSGGFQVFSLSKFRKIEEEGVYFRNHLNGDKLFLSPEKAMEIQNDLGSDIMMAFDECPPFPATYEYMEASVDRTTRWAKRCKEAHQRPDEQGLFGIIQGGEYEELRRKSAEALVELDFPGYAIGGLSVGEPKDIMNKVLDFTAPMMPADKPRYLMGVGSPDSLIDGSIRGIDMFDCVLPTRIARNGTLMTSEGRMVIKNAKYAKDFTPIDENCDCYTCKNYTRAYVRHLLRTEETFGLRLTSYHNLRFLIKLMEDVRQAIREDRLGDFKEEFFEKYGYNKPNAKNF, encoded by the coding sequence ATGACTGAAACAACAAAACAATCACCAATTCGTTATGAATTGATTAAAACATGTGCACAGACGGGTGCGCGACTAGGTATTGTCCATACACCACACGGTTCATTTGAAACACCAACATTTATGCCGGTCGGTACACAAGCGACAGTAAAAGCAATGAGCCCTGAAGAATTAAAAGAAATGAATGCAGGAATTATCTTGTCAAACACATATCACTTATGGTTGCGTCCAGGCAATGATATCGTAAAAGAAGCAGGAGGCCTGCATAAATTCATGAACTGGGATCGTCCGATTTTAACGGATTCAGGCGGTTTCCAAGTATTTTCATTATCAAAATTCCGTAAAATTGAAGAAGAAGGCGTTTATTTCCGTAACCATTTAAATGGAGATAAGCTGTTTTTATCACCGGAAAAGGCAATGGAAATCCAAAACGACTTAGGTTCTGATATTATGATGGCATTTGATGAATGTCCGCCATTCCCGGCCACATATGAATATATGGAAGCATCTGTTGACCGTACAACACGTTGGGCAAAACGCTGTAAAGAAGCACACCAACGTCCTGACGAGCAAGGACTGTTCGGTATTATTCAAGGCGGAGAATATGAAGAGCTGCGCCGTAAATCGGCTGAAGCTTTAGTAGAGCTGGATTTCCCGGGTTATGCAATCGGCGGTTTATCAGTTGGTGAGCCAAAGGATATTATGAATAAAGTATTGGACTTTACTGCTCCAATGATGCCGGCAGACAAACCGCGCTATTTAATGGGTGTAGGTTCACCGGACTCTTTAATCGACGGATCAATCCGCGGCATCGATATGTTTGACTGTGTACTACCAACACGTATTGCGCGTAACGGTACATTAATGACATCTGAAGGACGTATGGTGATCAAAAATGCAAAATATGCAAAAGACTTTACGCCGATCGATGAAAATTGCGACTGCTACACATGTAAAAATTATACGCGTGCATATGTGCGCCATTTATTGCGTACAGAAGAAACATTCGGTTTACGTTTAACGTCATATCATAACCTGCGCTTCCTTATTAAATTGATGGAAGATGTACGTCAGGCTATCCGCGAAGACCGTCTGGGTGATTTCAAAGAAGAGTTCTTTGAAAAATACGGTTACAATAAGCCAAATGCTAAAAACTTCTAA
- the queA gene encoding tRNA preQ1(34) S-adenosylmethionine ribosyltransferase-isomerase QueA — MKAEDFDFYLPEELIAQTPLLDRTASRLMVVNPNSLEVEHHTFGYILDELNAGDCLVLNDTRVLPARLMGVKADTGANIELLLLKQTNDDEWETLVKPAKRVKIGTVVTFGDGLLTATCTGELEHGGRTFKFTYDGIFYEILDQLGEMPLPPYIREKLDDQDRYQTVFAKERGSAAAPTAGLHFTQPLLEAIKAKGVEVVFITLHVGLGTFRPVSVDSIEDHDMHSEFYSVTEEAATVIERVKQAGGKIISVGTTSTRTLETVASKNDGKIVASQGWTNIFIYPGYEYKAIDGLITNFHLPKSTLVMLVSALASKETIMNAYEQAVKEKYRFFSFGDAMFIRPAK, encoded by the coding sequence GTGAAAGCAGAAGATTTTGATTTTTATTTGCCAGAGGAATTAATTGCCCAAACACCATTATTGGACCGTACAGCGAGTCGTCTAATGGTAGTAAATCCGAACTCACTGGAAGTGGAGCATCATACATTCGGTTATATTTTGGATGAGCTAAATGCAGGAGATTGTTTAGTGTTGAATGATACACGCGTTTTGCCGGCACGCTTAATGGGTGTCAAAGCTGATACGGGTGCGAACATTGAATTATTGCTGTTGAAACAGACAAATGATGATGAGTGGGAAACATTAGTGAAGCCAGCGAAGCGTGTTAAAATCGGCACTGTCGTTACATTTGGCGATGGACTATTGACGGCGACTTGTACGGGTGAGCTTGAGCACGGCGGCCGTACATTCAAGTTCACATATGACGGGATTTTTTATGAAATTTTAGATCAGCTTGGTGAAATGCCATTACCGCCCTATATTCGTGAAAAGTTGGATGACCAAGATCGCTATCAAACGGTGTTTGCGAAAGAGCGCGGTTCTGCAGCTGCACCAACAGCAGGTCTGCATTTTACACAGCCTTTACTAGAAGCGATTAAAGCAAAAGGTGTGGAAGTCGTATTTATTACACTGCACGTAGGACTTGGTACATTCCGTCCTGTAAGTGTGGATTCGATTGAGGATCATGATATGCACTCTGAATTTTACAGTGTTACTGAAGAGGCAGCGACTGTAATCGAACGTGTTAAACAAGCAGGTGGCAAGATTATCTCAGTAGGGACAACTTCGACCCGTACACTTGAAACAGTTGCATCGAAAAATGACGGTAAAATTGTTGCTTCACAGGGATGGACAAATATTTTCATTTATCCGGGATATGAATATAAAGCAATCGACGGACTGATTACAAACTTCCATTTACCGAAGTCGACATTAGTAATGCTTGTCAGCGCACTTGCCTCGAAGGAAACAATTATGAACGCCTATGAACAAGCGGTTAAGGAAAAATACCGTTTCTTCAGCTTTGGCGATGCCATGTTTATCCGACCGGCTAAGTAA